A window of Rubidibacter lacunae KORDI 51-2 contains these coding sequences:
- a CDS encoding Fur family transcriptional regulator codes for MKSRRTPSQKRVLKLLHASTRALSAQEIFSKLRKQQLATGLATVYRALDALKLSGEVHVRMQTNGESLYTAAHDDTHHLTCLNCGKSVTIAECPVHALEAQLQASHQFQVFYHNLEFFGLCDRCQS; via the coding sequence ATGAAAAGTCGCCGTACCCCTTCTCAAAAGCGCGTGCTCAAATTGCTGCATGCCAGCACGCGCGCGCTCTCAGCGCAGGAAATCTTCTCGAAGCTGCGCAAGCAACAATTAGCTACGGGGTTGGCAACAGTTTATCGCGCCCTCGACGCGCTCAAACTCTCAGGAGAGGTACACGTGCGCATGCAGACCAATGGCGAGTCGCTCTATACGGCTGCACATGATGACACGCACCATTTAACCTGCCTAAATTGCGGCAAGTCCGTAACGATCGCAGAATGCCCGGTCCACGCACTCGAAGCTCAGCTGCAAGCCTCCCATCAGTTCCAAGTCTTCTATCACAACCTAGAATTCTTCGGTTTGTGCGATCGGTGCCAGTCCTAG
- the purS gene encoding phosphoribosylformylglycinamidine synthase subunit PurS produces the protein MARQDYRARVYVTLRPSVLDPAGAAVESGLHGLGYDSVSSVRIGKYVELQLQAKDDVTARSQLDQICDRLLANPAIENYRFELDAITPADAEGESPALSPR, from the coding sequence GTGGCACGACAAGACTACCGAGCGCGCGTTTACGTTACCCTCCGCCCCTCCGTCCTCGACCCAGCTGGCGCGGCTGTAGAGTCGGGTTTGCACGGGCTCGGTTACGATAGCGTTTCCAGCGTCCGGATTGGCAAATATGTCGAGCTACAGCTGCAAGCCAAGGACGATGTTACCGCGCGATCTCAGCTAGACCAAATCTGCGATCGCCTGCTAGCCAATCCAGCAATCGAGAATTACCGCTTCGAGCTCGATGCCATTACGCCGGCTGATGCAGAGGGCGAATCCCCTGCGCTGTCCCCACGGTAA
- the purQ gene encoding phosphoribosylformylglycinamidine synthase subunit PurQ: MKFGVIVFPGSNCDRDAIYVLRDLLGQPTRAIWHQEIDVDDLDAIVIPGGFSYGDYLRCGAIARFSPVMNRVIEHAERGKFVLGICNGFQVLTEAGLLPGALVRNRDRHFICDRVSIRVESDRSPWTRAYRSGQVIELPIAHGEGRYYADAETLQALEDEGRVLLRYCTPVGKLDASGNHNGSCHNIAGITNRAGNVLGMMPHPERASDPILGNNHGRALFTSLLANSAIA, from the coding sequence GTGAAGTTTGGAGTCATTGTCTTCCCCGGTTCGAATTGCGATCGCGATGCGATTTATGTACTTCGCGACCTGCTCGGTCAGCCGACGCGAGCGATTTGGCATCAAGAGATCGATGTCGACGACCTCGACGCGATTGTCATCCCAGGTGGCTTCAGTTACGGCGATTATTTGCGCTGCGGCGCAATCGCGCGTTTTTCCCCGGTCATGAACCGCGTGATCGAGCATGCCGAGCGCGGCAAGTTCGTTCTCGGTATTTGCAACGGCTTCCAAGTGCTAACTGAAGCCGGGTTGCTACCCGGCGCACTCGTACGCAATCGCGATCGGCACTTCATCTGCGATCGCGTATCCATCCGCGTAGAGAGCGATCGTTCGCCCTGGACTCGCGCCTATCGTTCCGGACAGGTCATCGAGCTGCCTATTGCTCACGGTGAAGGCCGTTACTACGCTGACGCCGAGACACTTCAAGCCCTTGAAGATGAAGGGCGCGTCCTGCTGCGTTACTGTACGCCTGTCGGCAAGCTCGATGCGAGCGGCAACCATAACGGCTCTTGCCACAACATTGCCGGCATTACCAATCGTGCCGGGAACGTACTCGGCATGATGCCCCATCCAGAACGTGCTTCGGACCCGATCCTTGGGAACAACCACGGACGCGCGCTATTTACAAGTTTGCTAGCCAACAGTGCGATCGCCTGA